In one window of bacterium DNA:
- a CDS encoding AAA family ATPase: MKTRETKKGKEDMTEMKLGNTGRQRVLAPPAVPMAQMRKAVQFGQVATTSGHRVLIYGPGGIGKTTLASQLPGPVAFIDLDESLPRLRLQLEESGRMANIMPVTGIHNWQTLRDVIQADGWEKVQSIVIDTGTRAEELAVAHTLETVLADGKRINNVEGYGYGRGFGFVFDTFLPLLADLDRHARAGRNVVLVCHDCTSTVPNPAGEDWLRYEPRLQSPNSGKASIRLRVREWADHVLFVGYDVSVGKDGKGRGAGTRTLYSAEVPHCMAKSRTT, translated from the coding sequence GTGAAAACAAGAGAAACCAAGAAAGGAAAGGAAGATATGACGGAGATGAAGTTGGGAAATACAGGCAGGCAGAGGGTGTTGGCGCCACCGGCGGTGCCGATGGCACAGATGAGAAAGGCGGTGCAGTTTGGACAGGTGGCTACAACGAGCGGACACCGGGTGTTGATTTATGGTCCTGGCGGAATCGGCAAGACGACGCTGGCGTCGCAGTTGCCGGGGCCGGTCGCGTTCATCGACCTGGATGAATCGCTGCCGCGCTTGCGGTTGCAGTTGGAGGAATCCGGACGGATGGCAAACATCATGCCGGTGACGGGGATCCACAACTGGCAGACGTTGCGCGATGTGATCCAGGCGGATGGTTGGGAAAAGGTGCAGAGCATCGTGATCGACACCGGGACACGAGCCGAGGAACTGGCCGTGGCGCATACCTTGGAGACCGTCCTGGCAGACGGAAAACGGATAAACAATGTCGAGGGGTACGGGTACGGCAGGGGGTTTGGCTTCGTGTTCGACACGTTCCTCCCCCTGTTGGCCGATCTGGATCGCCACGCGCGGGCCGGTCGGAACGTCGTGCTGGTCTGCCACGATTGCACATCCACTGTGCCGAACCCGGCCGGGGAGGACTGGCTCCGATATGAACCCCGGCTCCAGAGCCCGAACAGTGGGAAGGCCTCCATTCGATTACGTGTCCGGGAATGGGCCGATCACGTTTTGTTTGTCGGGTACGACGTGAGCGTCGGAAAGGATGGCAAGGGGCGTGGGGCCGGGACTCGGACCCTGTATTCGGCGGAAGTGCCGCATTGCATGGCGAAGAGCCGGACGACGC